A stretch of Sulfurimonas autotrophica DSM 16294 DNA encodes these proteins:
- the feoB gene encoding ferrous iron transport protein B, with product MNEDVKTCPIIANHIKVALVGQPNVGKSMLINSVSNAHLHVGNFSGVTVDKTEVLFDYKNYHFTVVDLPGTYAFTDYTIEERVTRDYLCAEDYDIIINVVDSTNLEKNLQLTAELFTMSKKMVIALNMSDEAEKEGIEVNAEYMSELLNIPCVKVSAAQKTGIEELINTVVKVHEKPKAEPKLVFSEAVEEETENIVTYLQKHKYEATNSYRNIATNLLKENKKTYEKLHDNPIWTELQPILIEASKHIELHHNTDDIKEAFAEEYASFNRGIVAEVVKVKKQEKEEKTLTEKIDSILIHPVYGIPIFLFLMWGLFQLTFVLGAVPMDWIDAFFGWFGDAVGATITNDDMRSLIVDGLIAGVGAVILFTPNIIILFIGIALLESTGYMSRVAFLLDGFFHKFGLHGQSFIPLVTGFGCSIPAYMSARILKNDRDRLLTLFIISFMSCGARLPVYVLFAGAFFSESIAGNVLFAIYITGAMLGLIAAKVLKMTAFKGEDEPFVMEMPKYRLPSAKLIWHTVLSKTLMYLKKAGTFIAGATVLIWFLSNYPHDTQLEKSYEAKIAQVQSKEEKNKLTNELASKNLEQSYLGRIGAFSEPVFRPLGLDWKMAVALEAGLSAKEVVVSTLGVLYALGENVDETTYSLKDAISKNISFASAVAFIVIIMVYLPCFAASIVFTREAGGIKYFFYLLAFTTITAYVLAFLAYHITLLLGY from the coding sequence ATGAATGAAGATGTTAAAACATGTCCTATAATAGCGAATCATATAAAAGTAGCACTAGTCGGACAGCCAAATGTCGGTAAAAGTATGCTTATTAATTCTGTGTCAAATGCGCACTTACATGTAGGTAATTTTTCCGGAGTGACAGTTGATAAAACTGAAGTATTGTTTGATTATAAAAACTATCATTTTACGGTCGTCGATTTACCGGGAACCTATGCTTTTACAGATTATACTATAGAAGAGAGAGTGACAAGAGATTATCTTTGTGCAGAAGATTATGACATAATTATTAATGTTGTGGATTCTACGAATCTGGAGAAAAACCTTCAACTCACGGCAGAACTTTTTACTATGAGTAAAAAAATGGTCATTGCGTTAAATATGAGTGATGAGGCCGAAAAAGAAGGCATAGAAGTTAATGCCGAGTATATGTCTGAACTACTCAATATCCCCTGTGTAAAAGTTTCAGCAGCACAAAAAACAGGTATAGAAGAGTTAATTAATACAGTAGTAAAAGTACATGAAAAACCAAAAGCAGAGCCTAAGCTTGTTTTTAGTGAGGCTGTAGAAGAGGAAACAGAAAATATAGTTACATATTTACAAAAACATAAATACGAAGCAACAAACAGTTATAGAAATATTGCAACAAACCTTTTAAAAGAAAATAAAAAAACCTATGAAAAACTGCATGATAATCCAATTTGGACAGAGTTGCAACCTATCTTAATAGAAGCATCAAAACATATAGAACTGCATCATAATACAGATGATATTAAAGAAGCATTTGCTGAAGAGTATGCATCTTTTAACAGAGGTATTGTGGCCGAAGTTGTTAAAGTGAAAAAGCAGGAAAAAGAGGAAAAAACGCTTACAGAAAAGATAGATTCGATTTTAATCCATCCTGTATATGGTATTCCTATATTTTTATTTTTAATGTGGGGACTTTTTCAGCTTACTTTTGTGTTGGGTGCTGTCCCTATGGACTGGATTGATGCATTTTTTGGCTGGTTCGGTGATGCTGTAGGCGCTACAATTACCAATGATGATATGCGTTCTTTAATTGTTGACGGGCTTATAGCCGGTGTCGGTGCGGTAATTCTTTTTACACCCAATATTATTATTTTATTTATTGGAATTGCTTTGCTGGAGAGTACCGGTTACATGTCAAGGGTTGCTTTTTTACTTGATGGATTTTTTCATAAATTTGGTCTGCACGGGCAGAGCTTTATTCCTTTGGTAACCGGTTTTGGATGTTCTATTCCGGCTTATATGAGTGCTAGAATTCTTAAAAATGACCGAGACAGACTCTTAACGCTTTTTATTATAAGTTTTATGTCCTGCGGAGCGAGACTTCCTGTATATGTGCTTTTTGCAGGAGCGTTTTTCAGTGAATCAATTGCGGGAAATGTTCTTTTTGCGATTTATATAACAGGAGCAATGCTCGGTCTTATAGCTGCTAAAGTTTTGAAAATGACAGCATTTAAGGGTGAGGATGAGCCTTTTGTCATGGAAATGCCAAAATATCGTCTGCCTTCAGCAAAGCTGATTTGGCACACAGTACTTTCAAAAACTTTGATGTATTTGAAAAAAGCGGGAACATTCATCGCCGGTGCTACGGTGCTTATATGGTTTTTGAGTAACTATCCACATGATACCCAATTGGAAAAAAGTTATGAAGCTAAAATAGCACAGGTGCAATCAAAAGAAGAAAAAAACAAGTTGACAAATGAACTTGCAAGTAAAAATTTAGAACAGAGTTATTTAGGACGTATAGGAGCCTTTTCAGAACCGGTCTTTAGACCTTTAGGCTTAGATTGGAAAATGGCAGTAGCACTTGAAGCAGGACTTTCGGCAAAAGAAGTGGTCGTATCAACATTGGGTGTACTCTATGCACTGGGTGAGAATGTAGATGAAACGACTTACTCTCTTAAAGATGCCATCAGTAAAAATATCTCTTTTGCCTCAGCTGTGGCATTTATAGTGATTATTATGGTGTATCTGCCGTGTTTTGCAGCTTCGATTGTCTTTACCCGTGAAGCAGGAGGGATTAAATATTTCTTCTATTTACTGGCATTTACTACCATAACGGCATATGTTCTTGCATTTTTGGCATATCATATAACATTACTGCTGGGTTATTAA
- a CDS encoding response regulator transcription factor yields MQKILMIEDDLELAEILTEYLEQFEFEVITEDDPFKAVSILKLEPFDLVILDLTLPGMDGLEVCEAIRERQDIPIIISSARSDVTDKIKALELGADDYLPKPYDPRELEARIHSVLRRYEAKSEEKAESKSDFKCDKSTMTISYKGRNIDLTNAEFGILSYMISKQGLVVSREDLIHNVNAINEDSSNKSIDVMVGRIRNKLGDKSLIESVRGVGYKLLK; encoded by the coding sequence ATGCAAAAAATATTAATGATTGAAGATGACTTGGAACTGGCGGAGATACTTACAGAGTATCTTGAACAATTTGAGTTTGAGGTTATCACCGAAGATGACCCTTTTAAAGCAGTAAGTATATTAAAATTAGAACCTTTTGACTTGGTTATATTGGATCTTACTTTGCCGGGTATGGACGGGCTGGAAGTATGCGAGGCTATTCGCGAGCGTCAGGATATTCCTATAATTATATCAAGTGCGAGAAGTGATGTAACTGATAAAATAAAAGCACTTGAACTCGGTGCAGATGATTATCTGCCAAAGCCGTATGACCCGAGAGAACTTGAAGCACGAATTCACTCCGTACTGCGTCGTTATGAAGCAAAAAGTGAAGAAAAAGCCGAGTCTAAAAGTGATTTTAAATGCGATAAATCAACGATGACTATTAGCTATAAAGGTCGTAATATAGATCTTACTAATGCAGAGTTCGGCATATTATCCTATATGATTAGCAAACAGGGCTTAGTCGTTTCACGTGAAGATTTGATTCATAACGTCAATGCCATCAATGAAGACTCATCCAACAAAAGTATAGATGTTATGGTGGGACGTATTAGAAATAAACTCGGAGACAAATCTCTTATAGAATCCGTCCGCGGAGTAGGGTACAAACTTCTCAAATGA
- a CDS encoding ArsS family sensor histidine kinase, producing the protein MIKRHAVLLTVLFALTVSLVSLSAIFWEFYKLNKEQYINHIFTKYSVITQIYREHQQRQSSEIMLEANLAVYNLEVTKDEKLKKEIFEKGKILKREGFKSFNTSLLINDKGLYTKNVVTNLRATMIQYKRNIYFHIETPNGDILIKDNELKPYSYINLLYSYITIFMIISLSFILILQRLRPLIRLRKKIELYGNGNMDISFKTNRDDEIGAVANELEHARQKINTILESRTLFLRNLMHELKTPIAKGTIATQMLDSQKQRDRFSSIFKRLETLVTEFAMIEEVTSLDDKKDFSEYRLLDVIDGAIDMAMVDKEHVTMKISGKIKVHVNYRLYTTAIKNMIDNAMKYSTDSHITILMNDKNELCFESKGECLAHPLQYYIEPFTKENPSKNSFGLGLYLVDSILKAHGEVLAHEYENGVNRFIFA; encoded by the coding sequence ATGATAAAACGCCACGCTGTTTTACTTACTGTTCTTTTTGCACTGACAGTCTCTCTCGTGAGTTTGAGTGCAATCTTTTGGGAGTTTTACAAACTCAATAAAGAGCAGTACATCAACCATATTTTTACAAAATATTCAGTTATTACCCAAATTTATCGTGAGCATCAGCAGCGTCAAAGTTCTGAGATTATGCTTGAAGCCAATTTGGCTGTGTATAATTTAGAAGTAACAAAAGATGAAAAACTTAAAAAAGAGATATTTGAAAAAGGCAAAATCCTCAAGAGGGAAGGTTTTAAAAGTTTTAACACTTCATTGCTTATAAACGACAAAGGTTTATATACAAAAAATGTCGTGACAAACCTCCGGGCGACAATGATTCAGTATAAAAGAAATATATATTTTCATATAGAGACGCCAAACGGCGATATTTTGATTAAAGACAATGAACTAAAGCCATACAGTTATATTAATTTGCTTTACTCATATATTACAATATTTATGATTATCAGCCTTTCTTTTATTTTGATACTGCAAAGATTACGCCCATTAATCAGATTGAGAAAAAAGATTGAACTTTACGGTAATGGAAATATGGACATATCTTTTAAAACAAACAGAGATGATGAAATTGGGGCCGTTGCCAATGAACTTGAACATGCACGACAAAAAATAAACACTATTTTAGAATCCCGTACGCTCTTTTTGAGAAATCTGATGCATGAGCTTAAAACGCCGATTGCCAAGGGTACAATTGCTACTCAGATGCTCGATTCTCAAAAACAAAGAGACAGGTTCAGCTCTATTTTTAAACGTTTAGAAACGCTAGTTACTGAATTTGCCATGATAGAAGAGGTGACAAGTCTGGATGATAAAAAGGATTTTTCTGAGTATAGGCTGCTTGATGTGATAGACGGCGCCATAGACATGGCTATGGTTGACAAAGAACATGTAACAATGAAAATCAGTGGAAAAATAAAAGTACATGTAAACTACAGACTCTATACAACAGCTATTAAGAACATGATAGATAATGCTATGAAGTATTCAACTGATTCGCATATAACAATTCTTATGAATGACAAAAATGAACTTTGTTTTGAAAGTAAAGGCGAGTGTCTGGCACATCCTTTGCAGTATTATATAGAGCCTTTTACAAAAGAAAACCCATCAAAAAACAGCTTTGGGTTAGGACTCTATCTTGTTGATTCTATATTAAAAGCACATGGAGAAGTCTTAGCACATGAGTATGAAAATGGAGTCAATCGTTTTATATTCGCATAA
- the mltF gene encoding membrane-bound lytic murein transglycosylase MltF, with protein MNKYLDSFLLLFFALSFFAFGWLSHTAYVPYIKKEELSTLDRIKQAKNLNVVLLNAPSTYYIGTEGPQGFEYDLLQSYADHLGVDLNITAAHTIKEAIELSKNPNIHITSASLAKTPQREQKFHFGPSYFEVQEQVICNRGMLRSSKFPRDVEDLAGLSIMVGDDTSYSETIKSLQADGFEINATTTSEYSTEELLEKVANHEIDCTIADSNIYALNLRYFPEIALAFSVSGREQLAWLLPKNEKKLEADMYAWLNDYNQKGMMTQLKDHYYSYILFFDYYNTKMFYKRMKSRLPKYEKYFQSAAKKFKIPWTLLASVAYQESHWNPRAKSFTGVRGLMMLTKRTAKILGVKNRLNPKQSVIGGTRHLKQMIKFVPKEVEGENRLKFALAAYNIGMGHIKDAQRLAKKLGLNQNVWSDLKIVLPLLSQKKYYRNLKYGYARGAEPVKYVESIYNYKDILDKQKKALVIP; from the coding sequence ATGAATAAATACCTTGACAGCTTTTTACTCCTCTTTTTTGCACTTTCTTTTTTTGCATTTGGCTGGTTGAGCCATACTGCGTATGTGCCATATATAAAAAAAGAAGAGCTTTCTACTTTAGATAGAATCAAACAAGCAAAGAACTTGAATGTAGTGCTTTTAAATGCTCCTTCAACTTATTATATCGGAACAGAAGGACCACAGGGGTTTGAATATGATTTACTTCAATCATATGCAGACCATTTAGGTGTAGATTTAAATATTACGGCTGCTCATACTATTAAAGAAGCTATAGAATTATCTAAAAATCCCAATATTCATATAACATCGGCATCTTTGGCAAAAACACCACAAAGAGAGCAGAAGTTTCATTTTGGTCCTTCTTATTTTGAAGTACAAGAACAGGTGATATGTAACCGGGGAATGCTGCGCAGTTCAAAGTTTCCAAGAGATGTTGAAGATTTGGCAGGACTGAGCATCATGGTAGGCGATGACACAAGTTACAGCGAAACAATCAAATCACTTCAAGCAGACGGCTTTGAAATAAATGCTACAACAACCTCAGAATACTCCACAGAAGAACTGCTTGAAAAAGTTGCCAACCATGAAATAGACTGTACAATAGCCGACTCAAATATTTATGCGTTGAATTTACGATACTTCCCCGAAATTGCCCTTGCATTTTCTGTCAGCGGCAGAGAACAACTGGCATGGTTATTACCAAAAAATGAAAAGAAACTTGAAGCAGATATGTATGCCTGGCTGAACGATTATAATCAAAAAGGAATGATGACACAGTTAAAAGACCACTACTACAGCTATATACTCTTTTTTGATTATTATAATACAAAAATGTTTTATAAAAGGATGAAAAGCAGACTGCCAAAATATGAAAAATATTTTCAAAGTGCCGCTAAAAAATTTAAAATTCCATGGACGCTTTTAGCCTCTGTTGCGTATCAGGAATCACACTGGAATCCGCGGGCGAAAAGTTTTACAGGCGTGCGCGGTTTGATGATGCTGACAAAACGTACAGCAAAAATTTTAGGCGTTAAAAACAGACTTAATCCCAAACAGAGTGTTATTGGCGGCACAAGACATCTCAAACAGATGATAAAATTTGTTCCAAAAGAGGTAGAGGGCGAAAACAGATTAAAATTTGCACTAGCCGCTTACAACATAGGAATGGGACATATAAAAGATGCGCAAAGATTGGCAAAAAAACTTGGGTTAAATCAGAATGTTTGGAGTGATTTGAAAATAGTCCTGCCGCTGCTTTCACAAAAAAAGTATTACAGAAATCTGAAATACGGATATGCAAGAGGAGCAGAACCTGTAAAATATGTTGAATCTATATACAACTATAAAGATATTTTAGATAAACAAAAAAAGGCTTTAGTGATTCCCTAA
- the rsfS gene encoding ribosome silencing factor codes for MQNRIQKIADTLDKNKAESIEVFDLRDKNYFVDYAIIASSLGQKHTTALLDHLKNDLKPEEHFNNVDESGDWVVVDLGDILIHIMTPEYRIKYDMETFLGELGNH; via the coding sequence ATGCAAAACAGAATACAAAAAATAGCAGATACACTCGATAAGAACAAGGCCGAATCTATAGAGGTTTTTGACCTCCGTGATAAAAACTACTTTGTAGATTATGCCATTATAGCTTCTTCACTTGGACAAAAGCATACAACTGCACTTTTAGACCATTTAAAAAATGACTTGAAGCCAGAAGAACATTTTAATAATGTTGATGAGAGCGGTGACTGGGTTGTCGTTGACTTAGGCGATATACTTATTCATATTATGACTCCAGAATACAGAATCAAATACGATATGGAAACATTTTTAGGTGAATTAGGGAATCACTAA
- the nadD gene encoding nicotinate (nicotinamide) nucleotide adenylyltransferase translates to MKTIALYGGSFDPPHLAHEAIVKALRELDFIDKVVVMPTFLNPFKETFTAPAELRLQWLKDIFSSYEDVQVSSYEVDLKKKVPTIETVKYLLNSYDKVYLIIGADNLKSLHQWYKFDALKRVVTFIVVTRDEIAIPKNFIRLDLHEDISSSDLRKNFDSLKIPKKVRDKITQYYKEHNAKQNTKNSRYTR, encoded by the coding sequence ATGAAAACAATAGCACTTTACGGAGGTTCATTTGACCCTCCACACCTCGCGCATGAGGCAATAGTCAAGGCTTTAAGAGAACTGGATTTTATAGATAAAGTGGTAGTGATGCCTACTTTTTTAAATCCGTTTAAAGAAACTTTTACAGCTCCGGCTGAGCTGCGATTACAATGGCTCAAAGATATTTTTTCATCTTATGAAGATGTCCAAGTCAGCTCGTATGAAGTCGATTTGAAAAAAAAAGTACCGACTATTGAGACGGTAAAATATTTACTCAATAGTTACGACAAAGTTTATTTGATTATTGGCGCTGATAATTTAAAGTCACTGCATCAATGGTATAAATTTGATGCACTAAAAAGAGTGGTAACATTTATAGTTGTAACAAGAGATGAAATTGCTATACCAAAAAATTTCATTCGACTTGATTTACATGAAGATATTTCTTCATCAGATTTAAGAAAAAATTTTGACAGCTTAAAAATACCAAAAAAAGTTAGAGATAAAATAACACAATATTACAAGGAACACAATGCAAAACAGAATACAAAAAATAGCAGATACACTCGATAA
- the gap gene encoding type I glyceraldehyde-3-phosphate dehydrogenase, protein MALKIAINGFGRIGRCVARIAHKRDDVEVVAINDTASIDMMMYLLKNDSVHGTFESEVVQLDDENIAIDGKKIRVFSDRDPKNLKFADCGADMVLECTGVFLTQESAQVHIDNGIQKVLFSAPAKDKATPTFVMGVNEEKYAGQKIVSNASCTTNCLGPVARVLDDAFGIEKGLMTTIHSYTNDQNILDVKHTKDKRRARAGAINMIPTTTGAAKAISLVMPQLEGKLHGQSVRVPTPDVSMVDLNVVVSKNTTKEEVTAVFNEMANTRLKGLLLMDKEMRVSQDFVGCNYSSIVAEDLTQVIGGNMIKVMAWYDNEWGYSSRLLDMALHISK, encoded by the coding sequence ATGGCACTAAAAATAGCAATTAATGGATTTGGTAGAATAGGTCGTTGTGTAGCACGTATTGCACACAAAAGAGATGATGTGGAAGTTGTAGCTATAAACGACACTGCAAGTATAGATATGATGATGTATCTGTTGAAAAATGATTCTGTTCACGGAACATTTGAGAGCGAAGTTGTGCAGCTTGATGATGAAAATATTGCAATTGACGGTAAAAAAATAAGAGTTTTTTCTGACCGTGACCCTAAAAATCTGAAGTTTGCTGATTGCGGCGCTGATATGGTTTTAGAGTGTACAGGCGTGTTTTTAACACAAGAGTCTGCACAGGTGCATATTGACAATGGTATTCAAAAAGTTCTTTTCTCTGCTCCGGCAAAAGATAAAGCGACACCGACATTTGTAATGGGCGTAAATGAAGAAAAATATGCAGGACAAAAAATAGTATCAAACGCTTCATGTACTACAAACTGTCTTGGTCCTGTTGCCCGTGTGCTTGACGATGCTTTTGGCATTGAAAAAGGTTTGATGACGACTATTCACTCTTACACAAATGATCAAAATATTTTAGATGTAAAGCATACAAAAGACAAACGTCGTGCACGTGCCGGTGCTATAAATATGATTCCTACAACGACAGGTGCCGCAAAAGCCATCAGTCTTGTTATGCCTCAGCTTGAAGGCAAGCTTCATGGCCAGTCAGTACGTGTTCCAACGCCTGACGTTTCCATGGTTGATTTAAATGTTGTTGTTTCAAAAAACACTACAAAAGAAGAAGTGACTGCTGTATTTAATGAAATGGCAAATACGAGACTTAAAGGTCTTTTACTGATGGACAAAGAGATGAGAGTTTCTCAGGATTTTGTAGGGTGTAACTATAGCTCAATCGTCGCAGAAGATTTGACACAGGTTATCGGCGGCAATATGATAAAAGTTATGGCATGGTATGACAATGAGTGGGGATATTCATCAAGACTCTTAGATATGGCACTCCATATTTCAAAATAG
- a CDS encoding phosphoglycerate kinase, translating into MELLQLKKLNLKDKKVFIRCDFNVPMDEFGNIADDRRIRSAISTINYCLDQDCAVILASHFGRPKSEVVEKYSMAPIARRLQQLLKRHVELAPGVVDDVTMQIARKLPRHEVLLLENLRFEPGETKDDEELSKKLASMAEFYVNDAFGVSHRAHASVHGITKFFDNEHKAAGFLLEREINFFSKLMNNPVRPFAAIVGGSKVSGKLEALVNLLPKVDKIFIGGGMAFTFLKQMGYEIGASLVEDDLLEEAQHIMDEAKKLGVKFYLPVDVVAAQKFSEDSVSKIVTAQEIPHEWMGLDIGPATVRLYREGLNDVQTILWNGPMGVYEMDKFARGSSKIAHFVADSYSTTVVGGGDTADLVQRVGVDEDISFISTGGGASLELLEGKTLPGVEPLMIKMTQTKD; encoded by the coding sequence TTGGAACTACTACAACTGAAAAAATTAAATTTAAAAGATAAAAAAGTTTTTATAAGATGTGATTTTAATGTACCGATGGATGAATTTGGCAATATCGCGGATGACCGTCGGATTCGTTCTGCTATTTCTACTATAAATTATTGTCTTGACCAGGATTGTGCTGTTATTTTAGCATCACATTTTGGACGTCCAAAAAGTGAGGTTGTAGAAAAATACTCTATGGCACCGATAGCAAGAAGACTGCAGCAGCTTTTAAAACGTCATGTTGAATTAGCACCGGGTGTAGTAGATGATGTGACAATGCAAATAGCACGCAAACTTCCGCGCCATGAAGTGCTGTTGCTTGAAAATTTACGTTTTGAACCGGGTGAAACAAAAGATGATGAAGAGTTGTCAAAAAAACTTGCCTCAATGGCAGAGTTTTATGTGAATGATGCTTTTGGTGTAAGTCATCGCGCGCATGCTTCTGTTCATGGTATTACAAAGTTTTTTGATAATGAGCATAAAGCTGCAGGCTTTTTACTCGAGAGAGAAATAAATTTTTTCTCTAAATTGATGAATAACCCTGTACGCCCTTTTGCAGCCATAGTAGGCGGGAGTAAAGTTTCTGGAAAACTTGAAGCTCTCGTTAATTTACTTCCAAAAGTAGATAAGATTTTTATCGGCGGCGGTATGGCTTTTACATTTTTAAAGCAGATGGGCTATGAGATCGGAGCTTCTTTGGTAGAAGATGATTTGCTTGAAGAAGCACAGCATATAATGGATGAAGCTAAAAAACTCGGTGTGAAGTTTTATCTGCCGGTTGATGTTGTTGCAGCACAAAAGTTCTCAGAAGATTCGGTAAGTAAAATTGTAACCGCACAGGAAATTCCGCATGAATGGATGGGACTGGATATCGGTCCGGCCACTGTGAGACTTTACAGAGAAGGGCTCAATGATGTGCAGACTATTTTATGGAATGGACCTATGGGTGTCTATGAAATGGATAAATTTGCAAGAGGTTCATCTAAGATAGCGCATTTTGTGGCAGACAGCTACTCTACAACTGTTGTCGGCGGCGGAGATACGGCTGACTTGGTGCAAAGAGTCGGTGTTGATGAAGATATTAGCTTTATCTCAACAGGAGGCGGTGCTTCGCTGGAACTTTTAGAAGGTAAAACGCTTCCCGGTGTTGAACCGCTAATGATTAAAATGACTCAAACAAAGGACTAA
- a CDS encoding triose-phosphate isomerase has protein sequence MIIAANLKTNLTRSATHEYIKQLQTCVQNSSQEVLVFPATSSLDGYDTKITIGAQNAYPVEHGAFTGEIGLDHLNEFGIKTILIGHSERRHILGESQEFIAKKFDYFKEQGFKIVYCVGEPLAVRESSKEEMLTYIYNQYEGIDTEYENLVIAYEPVWAIGTGKVPTLEDIQDIHKELKKKSSAPLLYGGSVKVNNVKDILKVENVDGVLVGSAALYADHFCSMIQAAEELGKN, from the coding sequence ATGATAATTGCAGCGAATTTGAAAACAAACCTTACAAGAAGTGCGACACATGAGTATATAAAACAATTGCAAACATGTGTACAAAACAGTTCACAAGAGGTTCTGGTTTTTCCTGCAACATCATCACTTGACGGTTATGACACAAAGATAACTATCGGAGCGCAAAATGCCTACCCTGTAGAGCATGGTGCTTTTACCGGGGAAATAGGACTTGATCATTTAAACGAGTTTGGAATTAAAACTATACTTATAGGACATAGTGAACGTCGTCATATTTTAGGTGAGAGTCAAGAATTTATAGCAAAAAAGTTCGATTATTTTAAAGAACAGGGTTTTAAAATCGTTTATTGTGTGGGTGAGCCTCTTGCAGTGAGGGAGTCCTCAAAAGAAGAAATGCTTACATATATATATAATCAATATGAAGGTATCGACACGGAGTATGAAAACCTAGTTATTGCGTATGAACCTGTATGGGCAATAGGCACGGGAAAAGTACCGACACTAGAAGATATACAAGACATACATAAAGAGCTGAAGAAAAAATCATCCGCACCGCTTTTATATGGAGGAAGTGTCAAAGTAAACAATGTCAAAGATATTTTGAAAGTAGAAAATGTTGATGGTGTTTTAGTAGGAAGTGCGGCTCTGTATGCAGACCACTTTTGCTCCATGATACAAGCAGCAGAGGAATTAGGAAAAAACTAA
- the fabI gene encoding enoyl-ACP reductase FabI, with product MLMKGKKGLIVGLANNKSIAYGIAKACAAQGAEMAFTYLNDALKKRVEPIAKEFGSEYVYELDVSNEEHMSGIAAKIEKDFGKIDFLVHSVAFAPKEALSEPFMKTTKQAFQIAMDISVYSFIDLTNRLESVLSDDASILTLSYLGGPKYIVNYNVMGVAKAALESSVRYMAVDLGKKGQRVNAISAGPIRTLAAAGIGDFKQILNWNEVNAPLKKNVTIDEVGNSAMYLLSDLSSGVTGEIHYVDAGYNIMGMAMAETNEEGKTVLSWDACK from the coding sequence ATGTTAATGAAAGGAAAAAAAGGCCTAATCGTAGGCCTTGCAAACAATAAATCAATAGCATACGGAATAGCAAAAGCATGTGCAGCACAAGGTGCCGAGATGGCTTTTACATACCTCAATGATGCACTTAAAAAAAGAGTTGAACCCATAGCCAAAGAGTTTGGCAGTGAATATGTATATGAACTTGATGTTTCAAACGAAGAGCATATGTCTGGCATAGCTGCAAAAATCGAAAAAGATTTCGGAAAAATTGACTTTTTAGTACATTCTGTTGCTTTTGCACCAAAAGAGGCACTCTCTGAACCTTTTATGAAAACAACAAAACAGGCTTTTCAAATCGCTATGGATATTTCAGTTTACTCTTTCATTGATTTAACAAACCGTTTGGAGTCTGTTTTGTCTGATGATGCATCAATACTGACACTTTCATACCTTGGCGGACCAAAATACATAGTCAACTACAATGTTATGGGCGTTGCAAAAGCAGCACTAGAATCAAGTGTAAGATATATGGCAGTAGATTTAGGTAAAAAAGGACAGCGTGTTAATGCAATTTCAGCAGGACCAATCAGAACACTTGCCGCAGCGGGTATAGGTGACTTTAAACAGATACTTAACTGGAATGAAGTGAATGCACCGCTGAAGAAAAACGTCACTATAGATGAGGTGGGCAATTCTGCTATGTACCTGCTGAGTGATTTAAGTTCAGGTGTAACAGGTGAGATTCATTATGTAGATGCAGGTTATAACATTATGGGTATGGCAATGGCTGAGACAAATGAAGAGGGGAAAACAGTGCTTTCCTGGGATGCTTGTAAATAA